In Longimicrobium sp., a single genomic region encodes these proteins:
- the mtgA gene encoding monofunctional biosynthetic peptidoglycan transglycosylase — protein MSDSRAPWASPDADPTLPLDVGQPRPAAPPARPPRRARGAAVRVGKAALKLFAAYYVFCLILLAAYRFVPPPTTGVQVQRRVEAWLGRREYDKRREVVPLASLPPHVARAVVAAEDGRFWTHHGFDWEEMRNARRDAAERGRVRGASTITQQLMKNLFGCACRNPVRKLYDLALTPPAELILGKERILELYLNQVEWGDGVYGVEAAARHHYGVSAKRLSRSQAAGLAALLPNPRRRTPDNTGWYRREILRRMRHRGW, from the coding sequence ATGAGCGACAGCCGCGCACCGTGGGCGAGCCCGGACGCCGACCCGACCCTGCCGCTGGACGTGGGGCAGCCGCGGCCCGCCGCTCCGCCCGCGCGCCCGCCGCGGAGGGCCCGCGGTGCGGCCGTCCGGGTGGGGAAGGCGGCGCTCAAGCTCTTCGCCGCGTACTACGTCTTCTGCCTGATTCTGCTGGCGGCCTACCGCTTCGTCCCGCCGCCCACGACCGGGGTCCAGGTCCAGCGCCGGGTCGAAGCCTGGCTCGGGCGGCGCGAATACGACAAGCGGCGGGAGGTCGTCCCGCTCGCCAGCCTGCCGCCGCACGTGGCGCGGGCGGTGGTGGCCGCGGAGGACGGGCGCTTCTGGACCCACCACGGCTTCGACTGGGAGGAGATGCGCAACGCGCGCCGCGACGCGGCGGAGCGCGGACGCGTGCGCGGCGCCTCCACCATCACGCAGCAGCTGATGAAGAACCTCTTCGGGTGCGCCTGCCGCAACCCGGTCCGCAAGCTGTACGACCTGGCGCTCACCCCGCCGGCCGAGCTGATCCTGGGCAAGGAGCGCATCCTGGAGCTCTACCTCAACCAGGTGGAGTGGGGCGACGGCGTCTACGGCGTCGAGGCGGCCGCGCGGCACCACTACGGGGTGTCCGCGAAGCGCCTTTCCCGCTCGCAGGCGGCGGGGCTGGCGGCGCTGCTCCCCAACCCGCGCCGGCGCACGCCCGACAACACGGGGTGGTACCGGCGGGAGATCCTGAGGCGGATGCGTCACCGGGGCTGGTGA
- a CDS encoding cupin domain-containing protein: protein MMRRWGCTPLCLLVLACGREAPAWKGGGEERGAFDAASGVARADTSASRPRVIPLRPMAGDVEILYGDPEKPGEPFVMRIRELPGTIIPLHSHPVDEHVTVVQGTWYFAVGDRWDRAALREMKPGTYAFAPKGSTMFGASPDGAVVQVHGVGPFHIHWRDGLKTLDDAGGAAAFRFRKGERVQAPRGRGTIRQGYASGEIVQYEVEAEGGGRFMADEKDLRRA from the coding sequence ATGATGCGCCGATGGGGCTGCACGCCGCTGTGCCTGCTGGTGCTCGCCTGCGGCCGCGAGGCGCCCGCGTGGAAGGGCGGAGGGGAGGAGCGCGGCGCGTTCGACGCCGCCTCGGGCGTGGCCCGGGCCGACACCAGCGCCTCGCGGCCCCGCGTGATCCCGCTGCGGCCGATGGCGGGGGACGTGGAGATCCTCTACGGCGACCCGGAGAAGCCCGGCGAGCCGTTCGTGATGCGCATCCGGGAGCTGCCGGGGACGATCATCCCCCTGCACTCGCACCCGGTGGACGAGCACGTCACCGTGGTGCAGGGGACGTGGTACTTCGCCGTGGGAGACCGCTGGGACCGGGCCGCGCTGCGGGAGATGAAGCCCGGCACCTACGCCTTCGCGCCGAAGGGGAGCACCATGTTCGGCGCCTCGCCGGACGGGGCGGTGGTGCAGGTGCACGGCGTCGGCCCCTTCCACATCCACTGGCGCGACGGGCTGAAGACGCTGGACGACGCCGGCGGGGCGGCCGCGTTCCGCTTCCGCAAGGGCGAGCGCGTGCAGGCCCCGCGCGGCCGGGGCACCATCCGCCAGGGCTACGCCTCCGGGGAGATCGTCCAGTATGAGGTCGAAGCCGAGGGCGGCGGCCGCTTCATGGCCGACGAGAAGGACCTGCGCCGCGCCTGA
- a CDS encoding pitrilysin family protein has translation MRTVSRAPALVLAACLAAGGAAAQAGGAPRPTVPIEYHKLDNGLKVVLSRDTTSPTVVVGVYYNIGFRIEPRNRTGFAHLFEHMMFQGSRNLGKMEFIRLVQSNGGILNGSTRFDFTNYFEVVPAHTLETVLWAEADRMRGLDVTQENLANQQEVVKNEVRVNVLNTPYGGFPWLDMPQYANTNWYNAHNFYGDLADLDSATLADVQSFFKTYYSPNNAALVVVGDFDPAQALRWIRQYFGDIPAVPQPAQPDLSEPRQTEEKRAVKRDTLAQRPALAIGYHAPRVWTAEYFALAVLDQILAQGRDSRLYQKLVQEKGYTSGVSASFNPLGNPFNINGPTLWTAWLFHDRGVPADSIVAAFDQVVEPLRAGPVDRATLDRALVKVRSGLYDGQDALFGFGRADLLASFALFHDDPGMINRIEEEFRKVTPELIQRAAQEYLRPANRTILVVEPRPAAAAR, from the coding sequence ATGAGAACCGTCTCACGCGCGCCGGCCCTCGTCCTCGCCGCCTGCCTGGCCGCGGGAGGCGCGGCGGCGCAGGCGGGGGGCGCGCCGCGCCCGACCGTACCCATCGAGTACCACAAGCTGGACAACGGCCTGAAGGTGGTGCTCTCGCGCGACACCACCAGCCCCACCGTGGTGGTGGGCGTCTACTACAACATCGGCTTCCGCATCGAGCCGCGGAACCGCACCGGGTTCGCGCACCTCTTCGAGCACATGATGTTCCAGGGGTCGCGGAACCTGGGGAAGATGGAGTTCATCCGGCTGGTGCAGTCCAACGGCGGCATCCTGAACGGCTCCACCCGGTTCGACTTCACCAACTACTTCGAGGTCGTCCCCGCCCACACGCTGGAGACGGTGCTCTGGGCCGAGGCCGACCGCATGCGCGGGCTCGACGTCACGCAGGAGAACCTCGCGAACCAGCAGGAGGTGGTGAAGAACGAGGTGCGCGTGAACGTGCTGAACACCCCGTACGGCGGCTTCCCCTGGCTGGACATGCCCCAGTACGCCAACACCAACTGGTACAACGCGCACAACTTCTACGGCGACCTGGCCGACCTCGACTCGGCCACGCTCGCCGACGTGCAGAGCTTCTTCAAGACGTACTACTCGCCCAACAACGCGGCGCTGGTGGTGGTGGGCGACTTCGACCCGGCGCAGGCCCTGCGCTGGATCCGCCAGTACTTCGGCGACATCCCGGCAGTGCCCCAGCCCGCGCAGCCCGACCTCTCCGAGCCGCGCCAGACCGAGGAGAAGCGCGCCGTCAAGCGGGACACGCTGGCGCAGCGGCCCGCGCTCGCCATCGGCTACCACGCGCCGCGGGTGTGGACGGCCGAGTACTTCGCGCTCGCGGTGCTGGACCAGATCCTGGCGCAGGGGCGCGACAGCCGGCTCTACCAGAAGCTGGTGCAGGAGAAGGGGTACACCAGCGGCGTCTCGGCGAGCTTCAACCCCCTGGGGAACCCGTTCAACATCAACGGGCCCACGCTGTGGACGGCGTGGCTCTTCCACGACCGCGGCGTCCCCGCCGACTCGATCGTGGCGGCCTTCGACCAGGTGGTGGAGCCGCTGCGCGCCGGGCCGGTGGACCGGGCCACGCTGGACCGCGCGCTGGTGAAGGTGCGCAGCGGGCTGTACGACGGGCAGGACGCGCTGTTCGGCTTCGGCCGGGCGGACCTGCTGGCCTCCTTCGCGCTGTTCCACGACGACCCGGGGATGATCAACCGGATCGAGGAGGAGTTCCGCAAGGTCACGCCCGAGCTGATCCAGCGCGCGGCGCAGGAGTACCTGCGCCCCGCCAACCGCACCATCCTGGTCGTCGAGCCGCGCCCCGCGGCCGCCGCCCGCTGA
- a CDS encoding pitrilysin family protein yields the protein MRTTGRLLALGLALAAAAPAAAQPRQAPPAPGAPRPFRVPAAREFTLPNGMEVTLVPYGQTPKATVLLSVRVGSADEGPDQTWLLELATDLMEEGTATRTAEQLNREAAGMGGSIGVGVGENSTSVTGSVLAEFAPRMVELVADVARNPRFPESELARLKAARVRQLAISRSQPQPLAAERFRQVLYPGHAYGRIFPTEAQIQGYTVQQAKDFYAANFGAARSHLYVAGRFDAQAVEQAVRRAFGDWARGPAPAPVRPSPATGRVVHLIDRPGAVQSTVFVGLPIIDPSHPDWVPLQVTNALLGGSFGSRITSNIREQKGYTYSPGSTVSPRLGTAFWAEIADVTTPVTGASLTEIFREIERLRGEPPTAEELRGIQNYLAGTFVLQNSSRGGIINQLAFVDLYGLPESFLQTYVQRVYAVTPADVQRIARTYLDHEKMAIVVVGDRAAVEPQLRPFGEIR from the coding sequence ATGCGAACGACAGGCAGGCTCCTCGCCCTGGGCCTCGCGCTGGCGGCGGCCGCCCCGGCCGCCGCGCAGCCGCGCCAGGCGCCCCCCGCGCCGGGCGCGCCCCGGCCCTTCCGCGTCCCCGCCGCGCGCGAGTTCACCCTCCCCAACGGGATGGAGGTGACGCTCGTCCCCTACGGCCAGACCCCCAAGGCCACCGTGCTGCTCAGCGTGCGAGTGGGCAGCGCGGACGAGGGCCCGGACCAGACGTGGCTGCTGGAGCTGGCCACGGACCTCATGGAGGAGGGGACCGCCACCCGCACGGCGGAGCAGCTCAACCGCGAGGCCGCGGGGATGGGCGGCTCCATCGGCGTGGGCGTGGGCGAGAACAGCACCAGCGTCACCGGCAGCGTGCTGGCCGAGTTCGCGCCGCGGATGGTGGAGCTGGTGGCCGACGTGGCCCGCAACCCGCGCTTCCCCGAGTCGGAGCTGGCGCGGCTCAAGGCGGCGCGGGTGCGGCAGCTCGCCATCTCGCGCAGCCAGCCGCAGCCGCTGGCCGCGGAGCGCTTCCGCCAGGTGCTCTACCCCGGCCACGCCTACGGGCGGATCTTCCCCACCGAGGCGCAGATCCAGGGGTACACGGTGCAGCAGGCGAAGGACTTCTACGCGGCGAACTTCGGCGCCGCGCGGAGCCACCTGTACGTGGCCGGGCGCTTCGACGCGCAGGCGGTGGAGCAGGCGGTCCGCCGCGCCTTCGGCGACTGGGCCCGCGGCCCGGCGCCGGCCCCGGTGCGGCCGAGCCCCGCGACGGGCCGGGTGGTGCATCTGATCGACCGCCCGGGAGCGGTGCAGTCCACCGTCTTCGTGGGGCTGCCGATCATCGACCCGTCGCACCCGGACTGGGTGCCGCTGCAGGTGACCAACGCGTTGCTGGGCGGCTCGTTCGGCTCGCGCATCACCAGCAACATCCGCGAGCAGAAGGGCTACACCTACTCGCCCGGCTCCACCGTCTCGCCGCGGCTGGGGACGGCGTTCTGGGCCGAGATCGCCGACGTCACCACGCCGGTGACCGGCGCGTCGCTCACCGAGATCTTCCGGGAGATCGAGCGGCTGCGCGGCGAGCCGCCCACGGCCGAGGAGCTGCGCGGCATCCAGAACTACCTGGCCGGCACCTTCGTCCTGCAGAACTCTTCGCGGGGCGGCATCATCAACCAGCTCGCCTTCGTGGACCTGTACGGCCTGCCGGAGAGCTTCCTGCAGACGTACGTGCAGAGGGTGTACGCCGTCACGCCGGCCGACGTGCAGCGGATCGCGCGCACGTACCTGGACCACGAGAAGATGGCGATCGTGGTGGTGGGCGACCGGGCCGCCGTCGAGCCGCAGCTCCGCCCGTTCGGCGAGATCCGGTAG
- a CDS encoding META domain-containing protein: MKAALSVLLLAGLLSCSSATAPELAGGTRDPALLPGPAWTLVGFAPASGDFSAARARFIVNFSADGRVGGEAGPNVYGGSYAASAEGAIQVRDLVGTLIGGPEAEEAGKYQEGLLRARSFEVTPTELLLRFEQRGVLHFRRQVLQAQ; encoded by the coding sequence ATGAAAGCTGCCCTGTCCGTACTGCTCCTGGCCGGCCTGCTCTCCTGCAGCTCGGCCACCGCGCCCGAGCTCGCCGGCGGGACCCGCGATCCCGCCCTGCTGCCGGGCCCGGCCTGGACCCTGGTGGGGTTCGCCCCGGCCTCGGGCGACTTCTCCGCCGCCCGCGCGCGGTTCATCGTGAACTTCAGCGCCGACGGCCGCGTGGGCGGCGAGGCCGGCCCGAACGTCTACGGCGGCAGCTACGCGGCTTCCGCGGAGGGGGCGATCCAGGTGCGGGACCTGGTCGGCACGCTGATCGGCGGGCCGGAGGCCGAAGAGGCCGGGAAGTATCAGGAGGGGCTCCTGCGCGCCCGGTCGTTCGAGGTCACGCCCACGGAGCTCCTGCTGCGCTTCGAGCAGCGCGGCGTCCTCCACTTCCGGCGCCAGGTGCTCCAGGCGCAGTAG